Proteins encoded by one window of Burkholderia plantarii:
- a CDS encoding AzlD domain-containing protein: MSGVPVWWVIAGMTLVTALTRALFLIGGERTILPERAQRALRYAPAAALVAVVLPDVLDTPAGISFSLANHDFYAAAAGLGWFLWRRSMIGTIVVGMLVFTALRLVI, translated from the coding sequence ATGAGCGGCGTCCCGGTCTGGTGGGTGATCGCGGGCATGACGCTCGTCACCGCGCTCACCCGCGCGCTGTTCCTGATCGGCGGCGAGCGCACCATCCTGCCCGAACGCGCCCAGCGCGCGCTGCGCTACGCACCGGCCGCGGCGCTCGTCGCGGTGGTGCTGCCGGACGTGCTCGACACGCCGGCCGGGATCTCGTTCTCGCTCGCCAACCACGATTTCTACGCGGCCGCTGCCGGCCTCGGCTGGTTTCTCTGGCGGCGCAGCATGATCGGCACGATCGTGGTCGGCATGCTGGTGTTTACCGCCCTGCGTCTGGTTATTTGA
- a CDS encoding AzlC family ABC transporter permease, whose protein sequence is MLARLSATDRYAFFQASRDYAPTLTAMLSWGLVTGIAMSKSVMTTGQAVWMSLLVYGGSSQLAVLPLMAARLPLWTLLLTAAMVNLRFVIFSAGLAPHFSYLPMWRRILIGYFNGDVIYLLFIKQGFATGHVPGKEAYFWGMALLSWVSWQASSLAGIALASVVPDSWGLGLAGTLALIPIMVSAVANRSTLAAVAVAGVVALLALDLPYRLGLPLAVFAALAAGTLADTFVERADWRRLRAEVRSRDAVDPAEAAGDGDGGRR, encoded by the coding sequence ATGCTCGCTCGCCTGTCCGCCACCGATCGTTATGCCTTCTTCCAGGCGTCGCGCGACTACGCGCCGACGCTGACCGCGATGCTGTCGTGGGGTCTCGTTACCGGTATCGCGATGAGCAAGTCGGTGATGACGACGGGGCAGGCGGTCTGGATGTCGCTGCTCGTCTACGGCGGCTCGTCCCAGCTCGCGGTGCTGCCGCTGATGGCGGCCAGGCTGCCGCTCTGGACCCTCCTGCTGACGGCCGCGATGGTCAACCTGCGCTTCGTGATCTTCAGCGCCGGCCTCGCGCCGCACTTCTCCTACCTGCCGATGTGGCGCCGGATCCTGATCGGCTATTTCAACGGCGACGTGATCTACCTGCTGTTCATCAAGCAGGGCTTCGCGACCGGCCACGTGCCGGGCAAGGAAGCCTACTTCTGGGGCATGGCGCTGCTCAGCTGGGTGTCGTGGCAGGCCTCGTCGCTGGCCGGCATCGCGCTGGCGAGCGTGGTACCCGACAGCTGGGGGCTGGGCCTGGCCGGCACGCTCGCGCTGATCCCGATCATGGTCTCGGCGGTGGCGAACCGCTCGACGCTCGCGGCGGTGGCGGTGGCCGGCGTCGTCGCCCTGCTGGCGCTCGACCTGCCGTACCGGCTCGGGCTGCCGCTCGCGGTGTTCGCCGCGCTCGCGGCCGGCACGCTGGCCGATACCTTCGTCGAGCGCGCGGACTGGCGCCGGCTGCGCGCCGAGGTGCGCAGCCGCGACGCGGTCGATCCGGCCGAGGCCGCCGGCGACGGCGACGGGGGCCGGCGATGA
- a CDS encoding zinc-finger domain-containing protein — protein MSEIKERPLVELSAKDLPAYCPNPAMARWSAHPRVFIDVTHGEARCPYCGTRYKLRDGEVVHGH, from the coding sequence ATGAGTGAAATCAAGGAACGACCGCTCGTCGAACTGTCGGCGAAGGATCTGCCGGCGTACTGCCCGAACCCGGCGATGGCGCGCTGGAGCGCCCATCCGCGCGTGTTCATCGACGTCACGCACGGCGAGGCGCGCTGCCCCTACTGCGGCACGCGCTACAAGCTGCGCGACGGCGAGGTCGTCCACGGCCACTGA
- the waaF gene encoding lipopolysaccharide heptosyltransferase II, producing the protein MRRALVIAPNWIGDALMAQPLFALLKKLHPRLQIDAVAPGWVAPVLERMPEIHAVHATDLAHGKLQMLRRWQLASDLREVGYDAAYVLPNSLKSALIPWLAGIPLRIGYTGESRYALLNVRHANPPKARDSRPPMVPFYAALAYKPGARLDEKLQALPMPRLDSDLNEAARVSARFHLDTRKPLIVFCPGAEYGPAKRWPPEHFAALARIVGQSFPYTQIIALGSPKDAPAAQAIADQAPGVRNLCGQTSLTEACALIARANAVVTNDSGLMHVAAALRRPLVALYGSTDPRHTPPLSDLAKVQWLHLECSPCFQRECPLGHLNCLRELSPEQVFADLRGMLVGQR; encoded by the coding sequence ATGCGTCGCGCGTTGGTAATCGCACCGAACTGGATCGGTGACGCATTGATGGCGCAGCCGCTTTTCGCGCTGCTCAAGAAACTGCATCCGCGCCTGCAAATCGACGCGGTGGCGCCCGGCTGGGTCGCGCCAGTGCTCGAACGGATGCCCGAGATCCACGCGGTCCACGCCACCGACCTGGCCCACGGCAAGCTGCAGATGCTGCGCCGCTGGCAGCTCGCGAGCGACCTGCGCGAGGTGGGCTACGACGCCGCCTACGTGCTGCCGAACTCGCTGAAGTCGGCGCTGATCCCGTGGCTCGCCGGCATCCCGCTGCGCATCGGCTACACCGGCGAGTCACGCTACGCGCTGCTCAACGTGCGCCACGCGAACCCGCCGAAGGCGCGCGACTCGCGCCCGCCGATGGTGCCGTTCTACGCCGCGCTCGCCTACAAGCCCGGCGCGCGACTCGACGAGAAGCTCCAGGCGCTGCCGATGCCGCGGCTCGATTCGGACCTCAACGAGGCCGCGCGCGTTTCGGCGCGCTTCCATCTCGACACGCGCAAGCCGCTGATCGTGTTCTGCCCCGGCGCCGAGTACGGCCCCGCCAAGCGCTGGCCGCCCGAGCATTTCGCGGCGCTCGCGCGGATTGTCGGCCAATCGTTCCCTTATACGCAGATCATCGCGCTCGGCTCGCCGAAGGACGCTCCGGCCGCCCAGGCGATCGCCGACCAGGCGCCCGGCGTGCGCAACCTGTGCGGCCAGACCTCGCTGACCGAGGCCTGCGCGCTGATCGCGCGCGCCAACGCGGTGGTCACCAACGATTCCGGGCTGATGCACGTGGCCGCCGCGCTGCGCCGGCCGCTCGTCGCGCTGTACGGCTCGACGGATCCGCGCCACACCCCGCCGCTGTCCGATCTGGCAAAGGTACAATGGCTGCATCTCGAATGCAGTCCCTGTTTCCAGCGAGAATGCCCGCTCGGCCATCTGAACTGCCTGCGCGAGCTGAGCCCGGAACAGGTATTCGCCGATCTGCGCGGGATGCTCGTCGGGCAGCGCTGA
- a CDS encoding nuclear transport factor 2 family protein, which yields MPRFARLFEAAADTLNAYYQAVADANLDALMALWIDEDFASCIWSDGAHLHGLEQIRSGFGEHLSSQPVTIEPLDIRVYDSLGTVVYTVAEAHQYADPAAEPDMVFATYVMIHERGEWRIAHIHASPIPEQAATQFAAKIRHGQGPLH from the coding sequence ATGCCACGTTTTGCCCGCCTCTTCGAAGCTGCCGCCGACACGCTGAACGCCTATTACCAGGCGGTCGCCGACGCGAACCTCGACGCCCTGATGGCCCTGTGGATCGACGAGGATTTCGCGAGCTGCATCTGGTCCGACGGCGCGCATCTGCACGGCCTCGAGCAGATCCGCAGCGGTTTCGGGGAACACCTCTCGTCGCAGCCGGTGACGATCGAGCCGCTCGACATCCGCGTCTACGACAGCCTCGGCACGGTGGTCTACACGGTGGCCGAGGCGCACCAGTACGCGGACCCGGCCGCCGAGCCGGACATGGTGTTCGCGACCTACGTGATGATCCACGAGCGCGGCGAATGGCGGATCGCGCACATCCATGCGAGCCCGATCCCGGAGCAGGCGGCCACCCAGTTCGCCGCCAAGATCCGCCACGGCCAGGGCCCGCTGCACTGA
- a CDS encoding hydrolase — protein sequence MSTASPPSPLAGPEDPAGTPRYRAPRWLPNSHAQTIFPALFGRRPAVVYRRERWDTPDGDFIDLDWLSHPAGAEPAPDAPLMVVFHGLEGNSDSRYALLLMAAARERGWHGVVPHFRSCSGEMNRLPRFYHLADGAEVDWILRRLGNGHRGPVLAVGVSLGGNVLLHWLGERRGDRAIVTAAAAVSTPLDVHAGGLAISQGFSMVYTRSFLKTLKIKASAKLIQHPGLFDASRMLAARTMHEFDDIVTAPLHGFASADDYWTRATTRPLLRAIEIPTLLLNARNDPFLPASALPGPADVAQAVELDQPAHGGHVGFMTGPFPGQDDWMPLRVLRFLSRFAPSALARHG from the coding sequence ATGTCCACCGCGTCCCCTCCCTCGCCACTCGCCGGGCCCGAAGACCCGGCCGGCACCCCGCGCTACCGCGCGCCGCGCTGGCTGCCCAACAGCCACGCGCAGACCATCTTCCCGGCCCTGTTCGGGCGCCGCCCCGCCGTGGTCTACCGGCGCGAGCGCTGGGACACGCCCGACGGCGACTTCATCGATCTCGACTGGCTGAGCCATCCGGCCGGCGCCGAACCGGCGCCCGACGCGCCGCTGATGGTGGTGTTCCACGGCCTCGAGGGCAACTCCGACTCGCGTTACGCGCTGCTGCTGATGGCCGCCGCGCGCGAACGCGGCTGGCACGGCGTGGTGCCGCATTTCCGCAGCTGCAGCGGCGAGATGAACCGGCTGCCGCGCTTCTATCATCTGGCCGACGGCGCCGAGGTGGACTGGATCCTGCGCCGGCTCGGCAACGGCCATCGCGGTCCGGTGCTCGCGGTCGGCGTGTCGCTCGGCGGCAACGTGCTGCTGCACTGGCTCGGCGAGCGGCGCGGCGATCGGGCGATCGTCACGGCGGCGGCGGCCGTGTCGACGCCGCTCGACGTCCACGCCGGCGGCCTCGCGATCTCGCAGGGCTTCTCGATGGTCTACACGCGCTCGTTCCTGAAGACCCTGAAGATCAAGGCCTCGGCCAAGCTGATCCAGCATCCGGGGCTGTTCGACGCGAGCCGGATGCTGGCCGCGCGCACCATGCACGAGTTCGACGACATCGTCACCGCGCCGCTGCACGGCTTCGCGAGCGCCGACGACTACTGGACCCGCGCCACCACGCGCCCGCTGCTGCGCGCCATCGAGATCCCGACGCTGCTGCTGAACGCGCGCAACGATCCGTTCCTGCCCGCCTCGGCGCTGCCGGGGCCGGCCGACGTCGCACAGGCCGTCGAACTGGACCAGCCCGCGCACGGCGGCCACGTCGGCTTCATGACCGGCCCGTTCCCCGGGCAGGACGACTGGATGCCGCTGCGCGTGCTCCGTTTCCTTTCCCGCTTCGCGCCCTCGGCGCTCGCCAGACATGGATGA
- a CDS encoding DUF2946 family protein, producing the protein MDEIVRQALARWPNVPHCTGWLRLDRRGDWRMRDEAAQAAGAPGSPIRHAALIAFITRNYACDEAGQWFFQNGPQRVYVELAYTPWVVRLAAATDDADGALTLTDQAGAPFEPAAAWLDDAGGVLFSDAGAPPRVAVLHDHDLDLFADHATLDDDGTGGSFHWRPGVDLALAAIRRDEVPARFAFVASPAARAGGAEAPGTDGS; encoded by the coding sequence ATGGATGAGATCGTCCGCCAGGCCCTCGCCAGATGGCCGAACGTGCCGCACTGCACCGGCTGGCTGCGGCTCGACCGGCGCGGCGACTGGCGCATGCGCGACGAGGCCGCCCAGGCCGCCGGCGCGCCCGGCTCGCCGATCCGGCACGCCGCGCTGATCGCGTTCATCACGCGCAACTACGCGTGCGACGAGGCCGGCCAGTGGTTCTTCCAGAACGGGCCGCAGCGCGTGTACGTGGAGCTGGCCTACACGCCGTGGGTCGTGCGGCTCGCCGCTGCCACCGATGACGCGGACGGCGCGCTGACGCTGACCGACCAGGCCGGCGCGCCGTTCGAGCCGGCCGCCGCCTGGCTCGACGACGCGGGCGGCGTGCTGTTCTCCGATGCCGGCGCGCCGCCGCGCGTGGCCGTGCTGCACGACCACGACCTCGACCTGTTCGCCGACCACGCCACGCTCGACGACGACGGCACCGGCGGCAGCTTCCACTGGCGGCCGGGCGTCGATCTCGCGCTCGCCGCGATCCGCCGCGACGAGGTGCCGGCGCGCTTCGCGTTCGTCGCGAGCCCGGCGGCCCGCGCCGGCGGTGCCGAGGCGCCGGGCACGGACGGCAGCTAA
- a CDS encoding M48 family metalloprotease: MRLKPLLTVSLSLVLALPPGSRAQSSPTPPLPLPRILDAISTAPEIPSEIAPGVFGTYGGEHARLAGTPGAAAPSLRGPLQNQQLPDLGDGSGGALTPQAERRLGERVMREIRRDPDYLDDWLARDYLNSVAAKLSAAAAAQFIGGDRPDFDLFPMRDGQINAFSLPGGFIGVNTGLVIMTRTESELASVLGHEMGHVLQRHIARMLGASEKTGYAALAAMLLGVLAGVLARSGDLGSAIAVGGQAYAVDNQLRFSRGAEREADRVGFQLLAGAGFDPYGMPGFFERLERASMGDAGVPEYARTHPLTIDRIADMDARARRAPYRQPRQSSEYAFVRARLRILQLRAPSDIADEVRRMRGEIDDRLAPNVAANWYGIALGEMLLGHYPEADAALASARARFERFEADEGARTASSPSLDVLAADIARRAGRADDAVRLAAAAQRRWPASHAAIAMHLESLLAARRFGEAQALAQGQAQSDPRQPDWWRYLAQAAQGGGDAIMRRRALAEQLALGGAWPSAIRQLQEARDDKSVGFYEQSIITARLHDFEARYQEEQADRDERG, translated from the coding sequence ATGCGTCTGAAACCGCTGCTCACCGTCTCGCTGTCGCTGGTTCTCGCGCTGCCGCCGGGCAGCCGCGCGCAGTCGTCGCCCACGCCGCCGCTGCCGCTGCCGCGCATTCTCGACGCCATTTCCACGGCGCCAGAGATTCCGTCCGAGATCGCGCCGGGCGTGTTCGGCACCTACGGCGGCGAGCACGCGCGGCTCGCGGGCACGCCGGGTGCGGCGGCGCCGAGCCTGCGCGGGCCGCTGCAGAACCAGCAGCTGCCCGATCTCGGCGACGGCTCGGGCGGCGCGCTGACGCCGCAGGCCGAGCGCCGCCTCGGCGAGCGCGTGATGCGCGAGATCCGGCGCGATCCCGATTATCTCGACGACTGGCTCGCGCGCGACTACCTGAATTCGGTCGCGGCGAAGCTGTCGGCCGCGGCGGCCGCGCAGTTCATCGGCGGCGATCGTCCCGATTTCGACCTGTTCCCGATGCGCGACGGCCAGATCAACGCGTTCTCGCTGCCTGGCGGCTTCATCGGCGTGAACACCGGCCTCGTGATCATGACGCGCACCGAGTCCGAGCTGGCCTCGGTGCTCGGCCACGAAATGGGCCACGTGCTGCAGCGGCACATCGCGCGCATGCTCGGCGCGAGCGAGAAGACCGGCTACGCGGCGCTCGCGGCGATGCTGCTCGGCGTGCTGGCCGGCGTGCTCGCGCGCAGCGGCGACCTGGGCAGCGCGATCGCGGTGGGCGGCCAGGCCTACGCGGTCGACAACCAGCTGCGCTTCTCGCGCGGCGCCGAGCGCGAGGCGGACCGCGTCGGCTTCCAACTACTCGCGGGCGCCGGCTTCGATCCGTACGGGATGCCGGGCTTCTTCGAGCGCCTGGAGCGCGCGTCGATGGGCGACGCGGGCGTGCCCGAATACGCGCGCACCCACCCGCTCACGATCGACCGGATCGCCGACATGGACGCCCGCGCGCGCCGCGCGCCGTATCGCCAGCCGCGCCAGTCGAGCGAATACGCGTTCGTGCGCGCACGGCTGCGGATCCTGCAGCTGCGCGCGCCGTCCGACATCGCCGACGAGGTGCGGCGCATGCGCGGCGAGATCGACGACCGGCTCGCGCCGAACGTGGCGGCGAACTGGTACGGCATCGCGCTCGGCGAGATGCTGCTCGGCCACTATCCGGAGGCGGACGCGGCGCTCGCGTCCGCGCGCGCACGTTTCGAACGTTTCGAGGCGGACGAGGGGGCACGGACGGCCAGCTCGCCGAGCCTCGACGTGCTGGCCGCCGACATCGCGCGCCGCGCGGGCCGCGCCGACGACGCGGTGCGGCTCGCGGCGGCGGCGCAGCGGCGCTGGCCGGCCTCGCACGCGGCGATCGCGATGCATCTGGAGTCGCTGCTCGCGGCCAGGCGCTTCGGCGAGGCGCAGGCGCTCGCGCAGGGGCAGGCCCAGTCGGACCCGCGCCAGCCGGACTGGTGGCGCTATCTCGCGCAGGCGGCGCAGGGCGGCGGCGACGCGATCATGCGGCGCCGCGCGCTGGCCGAACAGCTCGCGCTCGGCGGCGCGTGGCCGTCGGCGATCCGCCAGCTGCAGGAGGCGCGCGACGACAAGTCGGTCGGCTTCTATGAGCAATCGATCATCACCGCGCGGCTGCACGACTTCGAGGCGCGCTACCAGGAAGAGCAGGCCGACCGGGACGAACGCGGGTAG
- the moaC gene encoding cyclic pyranopterin monophosphate synthase MoaC translates to MSGLTHFDAAGHAHMVDVGDKQETRRVAVARGAIRMLPDTLALIRDGRAKKGDVIGVARIAAIQGAKRTSDLIPLCHPLALTRVTVDFAFDEALPGVRCTAQVETLGRTGVEMEALTAVQVGLLTVYDMCKAVDRGMVITDVGVVEKKGGKSGDWVAAV, encoded by the coding sequence ATGTCAGGACTGACTCACTTCGACGCGGCGGGCCACGCGCATATGGTGGACGTCGGCGACAAACAGGAAACGCGTCGGGTCGCCGTGGCACGCGGCGCGATCCGGATGCTGCCCGACACGCTCGCGCTGATCCGCGACGGCCGCGCGAAGAAGGGCGACGTGATCGGCGTGGCGCGGATCGCGGCGATCCAGGGCGCGAAGCGCACGTCCGACCTGATTCCGCTCTGCCATCCGCTCGCGCTGACGCGCGTGACGGTCGATTTCGCGTTCGACGAGGCGCTGCCGGGCGTGCGGTGTACGGCGCAGGTGGAGACGCTCGGCCGGACCGGGGTGGAGATGGAGGCGCTGACGGCCGTGCAGGTCGGGCTGCTGACCGTTTATGACATGTGCAAGGCGGTGGATCGGGGGATGGTGATCACCGATGTGGGGGTGGTGGAGAAGAAGGGCGGGAAATCGGGGGATTGGGTGGCGGCGGTCTGA
- a CDS encoding porin — protein MKIAKTLVPAMLAVSAGLAHAQSSVTLYGTIDEGFEYVSNLGGKSDYALVSGNRQLGDRWGLKGSEDLGGGLHAVFQLENGFSINNGALSQSGEMFGRQAFVGLSSERLGTVTLGRQYDSVVDYVAPLSAAGSWGGSLFSHPFDADNLDETFRINNAIKYASPEYAGLQFGGLYGFSNQAGGFASNRAWSVGARYRLGSLVAAAGFTDVDGEDLNTSGAAVGTPYEAAKQTVAAAGLGYAFGAATFGLVYTHTNLDGAPVNTVLRHVRFDNIEFNAKYDVTSAWYLAMMYLYTSSSVQIDGLKANPSVHVTAPLNSPHYNEIGLTVGYHLSRRTEVYLQGLYQHASGNQNASIGALDESSTGNQTVARVGIRTAF, from the coding sequence ATGAAAATCGCAAAAACGCTGGTCCCGGCGATGCTGGCCGTCTCCGCCGGCCTGGCTCATGCACAGAGCAGCGTCACGCTGTACGGGACGATCGACGAGGGTTTCGAGTACGTCAGCAATCTGGGCGGGAAATCGGACTACGCCCTGGTGAGCGGCAACCGCCAGCTTGGCGACCGCTGGGGCCTGAAGGGCAGCGAGGATCTGGGCGGCGGCCTGCATGCGGTCTTCCAGCTCGAAAACGGTTTCAGCATCAACAACGGCGCGCTGTCGCAAAGCGGCGAGATGTTCGGCCGTCAGGCGTTCGTCGGCCTGTCGTCGGAGCGCCTCGGCACGGTCACGCTCGGCCGCCAGTACGATTCCGTGGTCGACTACGTCGCGCCGCTGAGCGCGGCCGGCAGCTGGGGCGGATCGTTGTTCTCGCACCCGTTCGATGCCGACAATCTCGACGAAACGTTCCGCATCAACAACGCGATCAAGTACGCGAGCCCGGAATACGCGGGGCTGCAGTTCGGCGGCCTTTACGGCTTCAGCAACCAGGCCGGCGGCTTCGCGTCGAACCGCGCCTGGAGCGTGGGCGCGCGCTATCGGCTCGGCTCGCTGGTGGCCGCGGCGGGGTTCACGGATGTCGACGGCGAGGATCTGAACACGAGCGGCGCCGCGGTGGGGACGCCCTACGAGGCGGCCAAGCAGACGGTGGCGGCCGCGGGCCTCGGCTACGCGTTCGGTGCGGCGACGTTTGGTTTGGTGTACACGCATACGAATCTCGACGGCGCGCCGGTGAACACGGTCCTGCGCCACGTGCGATTCGACAACATCGAGTTCAACGCGAAATACGACGTCACGTCGGCGTGGTATCTGGCGATGATGTACCTGTATACGAGCTCGTCGGTCCAGATCGACGGCCTGAAGGCGAACCCGTCGGTTCACGTCACGGCGCCGCTCAACAGCCCGCATTACAACGAGATCGGGTTGACGGTGGGCTACCACCTGTCGCGACGCACCGAGGTGTATCTGCAAGGCCTTTATCAGCACGCGTCGGGCAACCAGAATGCGTCGATCGGCGCGCTCGACGAATCGTCCACGGGGAATCAGACCGTCGCGCGCGTGGGGATTCGGACTGCGTTCTGA
- a CDS encoding DUF2515 family protein: MADSSLVNQEEGTVYLKGGLLGESTLNQTPDSCKDCTLKCEHQWSMVQMDNIALEADGLTFLKDPMRRAKRTAGNYAQLFLGDEGTDKAGRFYWPGLAAFAAKEVVAGMDLALHFLSWDKAQSALGQARMSAIVTFYYLAKGNLWVFLEVTTWHLFYRQYGKDLFEHCKSRRSVSSYDDVVQKIVRDLPWAMGQNNGLIDELKKRSNPLWVIGGDMIRDGAAIAEMEECKVTGYLSNGFALLESYESAGMQQRPDLAYKAAWQFLLHEQTMHLQAMVYNHQEFRDAIDMNDFGRLPVLRLVSGAKDPTLFFNASAAIDPNDARLKSAGLGENDIKVTMERKDGSLYDATERMKYVRKILDKYHALMSSQRYRPYMIQQISTIAGWKDA, translated from the coding sequence GTGGCGGACTCATCGCTGGTGAATCAGGAGGAAGGCACGGTGTATCTGAAGGGCGGCCTGCTCGGCGAGAGCACGCTGAACCAGACGCCGGATTCGTGCAAGGATTGCACGCTCAAATGCGAGCATCAGTGGTCGATGGTCCAGATGGACAACATCGCGCTGGAAGCGGACGGGCTGACCTTCCTGAAGGATCCGATGCGGCGCGCGAAGCGCACCGCCGGCAACTACGCGCAGCTGTTCCTCGGCGACGAGGGCACCGACAAGGCCGGACGTTTCTACTGGCCCGGCCTCGCCGCGTTCGCGGCCAAGGAAGTGGTGGCCGGCATGGACCTCGCGCTGCACTTCCTGTCGTGGGACAAGGCGCAATCGGCGCTCGGGCAGGCGCGGATGTCGGCGATCGTCACGTTCTACTATCTGGCCAAGGGCAACCTGTGGGTGTTCCTCGAGGTCACGACCTGGCACCTGTTCTACCGGCAGTACGGCAAGGATCTGTTCGAGCACTGCAAGTCCCGCCGCAGCGTGTCGAGCTACGACGACGTGGTGCAGAAGATCGTGCGGGACCTGCCGTGGGCGATGGGGCAGAACAACGGGCTGATCGACGAGCTGAAGAAGAGGTCGAACCCGCTGTGGGTGATCGGCGGCGACATGATCCGCGATGGCGCGGCGATCGCGGAAATGGAGGAGTGCAAGGTGACGGGCTATCTGTCGAACGGCTTCGCGCTGCTGGAGAGCTACGAATCGGCGGGCATGCAGCAGCGCCCCGACCTGGCCTACAAGGCGGCGTGGCAGTTCCTGCTGCACGAGCAGACGATGCACCTGCAGGCGATGGTGTACAACCATCAGGAGTTTCGCGACGCGATCGACATGAACGATTTCGGCCGGCTGCCCGTATTGCGGCTCGTTTCCGGCGCGAAGGATCCGACGCTGTTCTTCAACGCCTCGGCGGCCATCGACCCGAACGATGCTCGGCTGAAATCGGCTGGCCTCGGCGAGAATGACATCAAGGTCACCATGGAGCGCAAGGACGGCAGCCTCTACGACGCGACCGAACGCATGAAATACGTGAGAAAGATCCTCGACAAGTACCACGCGCTGATGTCGAGCCAGCGCTACCGGCCGTACATGATCCAGCAGATTTCCACGATCGCGGGCTGGAAGGATGCGTAG